A part of Astyanax mexicanus isolate ESR-SI-001 chromosome 2, AstMex3_surface, whole genome shotgun sequence genomic DNA contains:
- the parvg gene encoding gamma-parvin translates to MDFEQGFEATASFQGERRKIIQPTSLNDPKLAKLKEVLVEWINSTLKSEHIVVQSLEEDIYDGLVLHHLLRRLGDVHVEVDDIALTTTAQMRKLELVLQALDQKLGLSSQDDDAAKWNVKLLHSRDLLATLHLLVAMVKNFQPSLPLPPNVSVEVVSLEVNKSGIKSDKQIEYITSQSEDGDGGSNKDDPIDELLKLDAHKIATVKKAILHFVNKNMSSLRLQVVDVEQQFADGVFLLLLIGQLEDFFIPLYEFYLSPNGESEMLHNVTLALDILSDREVQVSGINPEDIVSQDVSATLKVLYALFKKHKNK, encoded by the exons ATGGACTTTGAGCAAGGCTTTGAAGCAACTGCATCTTTTCAAG GAGAACGGAGGAAGATCATCCAGCCGACGTCTTTAAACGATCCCAAACTGGCAAAGCTAAAGGAG GTGCTGGTGGAGTGGATCAATAGCACTCTCAAGTCAGAGCACATAGTGGTGCAGTCGCTTGAGGAAGACATCTATGATGGACTTGTGCTCCATCATCTTCTCA GGAGGTTAGGAGATGTACATGTAGAGGTGGATGATATCGCACTGACCACTACTGCTCAGATGAGAAAGCTGGAGTTGGTTTTACAAGCTCTCGACCAGAAACTCGGACTCAGTTCCCAAGATGACGATGCAGCAAAATGGAACGTCAAAC TCCTCCACAGCCGAGACCTGCTCGCCACTCTGCATCTGCTGGTTGCCATGGTGAAGAACTTCCAGCCCAGCCTGCCCCTGCCCCCAAATGTCAGCGTGGAAGTCGTCTCGTTAGAG GTCAACAAGAGCGGCATCAAATCTGACAAACAGATAGAATACATCACATCGCAGAG TGAGGATGGAGATGGAGGATCTAATA AAGACGATCCCATAGATGAGCTGCTCAAACTTGATGCACACAAAATTGCTACAGTAAAGAAG GCCATTTTGCACTTTGTCAATAAGAACATGTCATCACTGAGGCTGCAGGTTGTTGATGTGGAGCAACAG TTTGCAGATGGTGTGTTCCTGCTTTTGCTGATTGGTCAATTGGAAGACTTCTTTATTCCACTCTATGAGTTCTACCTGTCTCCAAATGGGGAATCGGAGATG CTTCACAATGTGACACTGGCGTTGGATATCCTCAGTGACAGAGAAGTACAGGTTTCCGGTATTAACCCAGAAG ATATCGTGTCGCAGGATGTGTCCGCCACGCTGAAAGTGTTGTACGCCCTGTTTAAGAAGCATAAGAACAAGTAA